From Vanrija pseudolonga chromosome 1, complete sequence, a single genomic window includes:
- the sll1024_0 gene encoding UPF0187 protein, whose amino-acid sequence MDDATPVKHKAKHTTTKGMGGAANRRTLASLLRMQTVEDSKPRLSKISWLDDVLVYRPSIIPIVIRPVLFITLFAAGVALASVVYGKQVALTNNVVPLLSVVVGLLLVFRNSTAYERYAEYVPRRRPPLITVSRGRKDFTMLLSNARNLARVIWINVVPPPPGEGPLMDRDALTERKRELIRLVVGFVFATKHYLRAEGGVHHADLQALLPKALLESAMGACTPPDEEAVGGGDILDAPTVMSPRSYSMSAVSIGDEEENIGGSGGSGSSSPRKRTVSKSYSASPNNKPETVSSWIGGEKKKPVRRPTAVRVRPVLEVEVKNTVYLSSSKSTTTLNERTPLIKSGVRPDIRRTNDDVDRQSVAGLGRLVEVGLPLIIAHEISRGLFRFRRQGCLEAIGPAGFNAMQGFVQSMTNQLGSMERIQTPLPYVFCVHLKQCVTLYLLCLPFVLVESLGWKMIPIVTCTAFTLCGVEGIAAQIEQPFGTDPSDLNLDLFCTELLCECEAIIEKLPQGDDDEEIVFTRSASQRKIDDEDGE is encoded by the exons AtggacgacgcgacgccagTCAAGCACAAGGCAaagcacaccaccaccaagggcatg ggcggGGCAGCGAACAGGAGGACGCTGGCGTCCCTCCTGCGCATGCAGACGGTGGAGGACAGCAagccgagg ctcTCCAAGATATcctggctcgacgacgtcctcgtctACCGCCCCTCCATCATCCCCATCGTCATCCGGCCCGTGCTCTTCATCACGCTGTTtgcggccggcgtggcgctcgcgtcggtcGTCTACGGCAAGCAGGTAGCCTTGACCAACAACGTCG TCCCCCTGCtctctgtcgtcgtcggcctgctgcttg TGTTCCGCAACTCGACAGCGTACGAGCGCTATGCAGAGTACGTTCCACGTCGCAGACCCCCGCTGATCACCGTCTCCAGGGGCCGCAAGGACTTTACGATGTTGCTGTCGAATGCCCGCAACCTGGCACGC GTCATCTGGATCAACGTcgtgcccccgccaccaGGGGAAGGACCGCTGATggaccgcgacgcgctgacggagcgcaagcgcgagctgATCCGCCTCGTCGTAGGGTTCGTCTTCGCGACCAAGCACTacctgcgcgccgagggcggcgtgcacCATGCCGATCTGCAGGCGCTGCTCCCcaaggcgctgctcgagtcgGCAATGGGGGCGTGTACCCCGCCAGACGAAGAGgcagtgggcggcggtgacatcctcgacgcgccgacaGTCATGAGCCCGCGGTCGTATTCCATGTCCGCAGTGTCgatcggcgacgaggaggagaatATCGGCGGGTCCGGCGGATCCGggtccagctcgccgaggaagcgCACCGTGTCCAAGTCGTACTCCGCATCACCGAACAACAAGCCAGAGACGGTGTCATCATGGATCGgtggcgagaagaagaagcctGTGCGCCGGCCCACGGCTGTGCGCGTGAGACCGGTTCTCGAGGTGGAAGTGAAGAACACGGTGTATCTGTCCTCGTCCaagtcgacgacaacgctCAACGAGCGCACGCCGCTGATCAAGTCGGGCGTGAGGCCTGATATCCGGAGGAcgaacgacgacgtcgacagaCAGTCGGtggccggcctcggccgccttgtTGAGGTCGGGCTCCCGCTGATCAT CGCACACGAGATCAGCCGCGGCCTGTTCCGCTTCAGGCGCCAGGGATGCCTCGAGGCGATCGGCCCGGCGGGGTTCAACGCGATGCAGGGGTTCGTGCAGTCCATGACCAACCAGCTGGGCTCGATGGAGCggat CCAAACGCCCCTCCCCTACGTCTTCTGCGTGCACCTCAAGCAGTGCGTGACGCTGTATCTCCTGTGCCTCCCgttcgtgctcgtcgagagCCTGGGCTGGAAGATGATCCCAATCGTGACCTGCACGGCGTTCACGCtgtgcggcgtcgagggcatcgCAGCGCAGATCGAGCAGCCGTTCGGCACCGACCCAAGCgacctcaacctcgacctgtTCTGCACCGAGCTGctgtgcgagtgcga GGCTATTATCGAGAAGCTGCcgcagggcgacgacgacgaggagattgtgTTCACCCGCTCTGCGTCGCAGCGCAAgattgacgacgaggacggagaGTAG
- the RPS21 gene encoding 40S ribosomal protein S21: MENDKGVLVDLYIPRHCSATNRLITAKDHASVQITVADVDADGKAIKGQGTVIALCGQVRSQGEADDSINRIATKEGVLKGVWNYSR; this comes from the exons ATGG AGAACGACAAGGGTGTCCTCGTTGACCTTTACATCCCCCGCCACTGCTCGGCGACCA ACCGCCTCATCACGGCCAAGGACCACGCCTCGGTCCAGAtcaccgtcgccgacgttgacgccgacggcaaggccATCAAGGGCCAGGGCACCGTCATCGCTCTCTGCGGCCAGGTCCGCTcgcagggcgaggccgacgac TCCATCAACCGCATCGCCACCAAGGAGGGCGTCCTCAAGGGCGTCTGGAACTACTCCCGATAA
- the JMJD7 gene encoding JmjC domain-containing protein 7 — translation MPVDESVLEAYLDTLAEDYYDLQAPVPDQLPSSPSALAALRMVNKAHPTVIYGFSPITPGVERDWDAPATYSGIQGDKEVTIAVTDDGLADSVRVLADGSTTFVKPLDERMTMAAFLARLGNSQEKEALYLQSQDGNIYRAEAEREPELAPFQAVVQRDIPWMAEATGHSAEAVNLWVGTSASTTSFHHDPYENIYTVLSGSKTFTLVSPIDGLRLDQRFHPPSTLVRGEGGKLEPRPDSEPAHPVPWVQDLQLPDSVRPLTITLEKGESLYLPAGWWHKVEQNEGPSGLAVAVNYWYPAELRAERYALERFAQRVARTAGRDGVIPLPEDTLDDGIWGDDSDVTSADEWDPKDWGR, via the exons ATGCCAGTCGACGAGAGTGTCCTCGAGGCGTACCTCGACACACTGGCAGAGGACTATTATG ACCTCCAAGCGCCAGTGCCGGACCAGCTTCcatcgtcgccctcggcgctcgctgccttgCGCATGGTCAACAAGGCGCACCCGACAGTGATATACG GCTTTAGCCCGATCACCcctggcgtcgagcgcgactgggacgcgccggcgacgtaCAGCGGTATCCAAGGCGACAAGGAGGTGACCATCGCTGTGACGGACGACGGGTTGGCCGACtcggtgcgcgtgctcgccgacggcagcaCGACGTTCGTCAAGCCGCTCGATGAGCGCATGACCATGGCCGCgttcctcgcgcgcctcggcaacTCGCAGGAAAAGGAAGCCCTCTACCTCCAAAGCCAAGACGGCAACATCTACCgcgcggaggcggagcgcgagcccgagctcgcgccgttcCAGGCCGTCGTGCAGCGCGATATCCCCTGGATGGCCGAGGCGACCGGCCACTCTGCCGAGGCGGTCAACCTCTGGGTCgggacgagcgcgtcgacgacgagcttccACCACGACCCGTACGAGAACATATACACCGTGCTCAGCGGCAGCAAGACGTTTACGCTCGTGTCGCCGATCGACGGGCTGCGGCTGGACC agcGCTTCcacccgccgtcgacgctcGTCCGCGGCGAAGGAGGCAAGCTCGAACCCCGGCCTGACAGCGAGCCAGCACACCCCGTGCCATGGGTACAGGACCTGCAGCTCCCCGACAGCGTGCGCCCGCTCACCATCACGCTGGAGAAGGGCGAGAGCCTGTACCTCCCCGCGGGGTGGTGGCACAAGGTCGAGCAGAACGAGGGGCCGAGCGGGCTGGCCGTGGCGGTCAACTA CTGGTACCCCGCCGAactgcgcgccgagcgctacgccctcgagcggttcgcgcagcgcgtcgcgcgcactgccggccgagacggcgtcATCCCCTTGCCTGaggacacgctcgacgacggcatctggggcgacgactcggacgtcACGTCGGCGGATGAGTGGGACCCCAAGGACTGGGGCCGGTAG